CTTATAATACCACAATTCCTTTTCTAAAGATAATAAAAAAGACAGAAATATACAATATATTGCTTATACGAGCATAACAAGCAAAGCCTATATAGCTTATAAACAGAATATTTAGGCTTCACTTACAAGGTATGAGCTTCTAATCAACAATTAATTACACAGGAAAACGAGAAGCAAAATTGTATCAGAAGCGGCTAAAATAATATTTGCCGCACATGCCATTAACCTCTACTTTTGCATCAGACGATTATCAGTTGAAATTTCCATGGATCGATTGATAATTGAACTAGAGTTATAAATCTAATGCAATAAATTATGAGAAGAAAAATTCATTTCTTACTATTCTTATTTCTCTGCATGGCTAGTATTCCACTGGCAGCCCAAGACATTGAAGTGAAAGGAGTAGTAACAGAAGCTACAACAAATGAACCTTTACCCGGAGTCACGGTAAGAGTTAAAGGCAAAGACATCGGCACGGTAACAGACGCGGACGGCAGATACTCCGTCAAGGCAGACAAAGGGAGTACGCTGATATTCTCAACAATAGGTATGAAACAAATAGAAAGAGCCGTTACATCCGGAGCACCCATCAATGTCGCGATGGAAGAAGATAATATCGCTCTTGACCAAGTAGTAGTGATCGGTTACGGTACAGTAAAGAAAAGCCATCTCTCGGGTGCTGTAAGTTCGGTCAGCGCGAAAGAGCTTAACGGGCAAGTGGCTTCCAATGCCGCGACGGCACTACAAGGGAAGATTCCCGGAGTATCAGTGGCAAGTTCCAGTGGCGACCCTAATGGGACTATGACAGTAAACGTCCGTGGTATCAGTTCGTTATCCAACAACAATCCGCTTTATGTAATTGACGGCTCGTTTGGCGACATCGGTATGGTCGATCCTAACGACATCTCCTCTATCGAGGTGTTGAAAGATGCTGCCGCAGCAGCCATTTACGGTTCACGCGCAGCAGGTGGCGTTGTATTAATCACGACCAAAAGCGGAAGGAAAGACATGCCGACCAAATTGGATGTCAACTTCTTCACAGGTTTCAGCCAGGCTCCCAAGACACTGAAAGTTTTTAATGGGGAAGAATATAGCCGTTTCGCACGTTACTATCGTCTGGCAGGCGACGGTTACGGTTCGGAGAACGGAGCAACGCCTTTCATTGGCGAAGGCACTGACTGGCAAGATGTAATGCTACGCACTGCCATGACTTACAAAGCTAATGCCACCATCAGCGGCGGTTCAAAAAACGGTTCGTACAGTTCGTCTGTAAGTTATCTCAATAAAGAAGGTATATTACGCAATACAGACCATGAGTCTTACAATATCCGTTTGAAAAGCGATTATTCTTTCTTGAATAACCGATTGACAATAGGTGAATCTATGATTGTAAACTTAACCAAAGGAAGCGGGTATATTCATCAGGATACCATGTTCGACATCTTCCAGTTTCCGTCGGTAGTACCGGTATATGATTCTACAAATTCGGGTGGTTGGGGTACTTCCAACGATATAAACCTGCCTAACCCACTGGCTGAAATGACAGTGAATGACGAACGGACTGAAACGACCCGGATCTTCCTCAATGCTTATTTGCAAGCAGAAATCATCAAAGGATTAAAATATAAGCTGAATGTAGGTATCCGGAAAGAACATACCAAATACCGCAAATATACGGATGCGTATGATTTAGGAACCTTCGGTAAGAATGATAAGCCCGACTTGGAAGAAAAGTCATCGACTTGGGAATCGTGGGTATTGGAGAACACGTTGAATTACGACCGTACATTCAATAAGCACAATCTGTCACTTCTTGCAGGTTACTCGGCACAGAAAGACAAGAGCCACAGCCTGTATGGAAAGAACAGCGATATGCCTCAATTTATAGAAACAATGCCGGGCAATGTGGATCCTTCCAACCTGAAAGCATCCAGTAGCCTGAATGAACTGGCATTAGTATCCCTGTTCGGACGTGTAATGTACTCCTATGACGACCGTTATTTATTCTCTGCGTCTATCCGTCGCGACGGTTCGTCACGCTTCAAGAAAGGACATCAATATGGCGCATTCCCGTCCGCTTCTATCGGATGGAATATCAACCGTGAGAAGTTCTTTAAACCGTTGGAAAATGTATTCGACCAGTTAAAGTTACGTTTTAGCTACGGTAAACTCGGTAATCAGGAAATGACCAGCTATTATCCTACGCAGAGTGTCGTTTCGGACGGAATGAACTATGTATCGAACAATTCGCCGTGGTTTGGCTCCATGCCTTATGTACAGGCTATTTCACCCGCCAATCTGACGTGGGAAAATACGGAGACTTACAACATCGGTCTGGATGTCAGCCTATTGAACGGGCAATTGACTTTCACTGCGGATGCGTACATTAAAAATACGAATGATGTATTGCTTCCTATTCCTTCGACCGCCTCTACAGGTATTAGCGGGAACTCTATTCAGAATGCAGGTCAGGTACGGAATAAAGGATTTGAATTTGCGGTGAATTACCGTGGTTCCATTAAGGAAAAGTTCACTTATTATATAGGCGCCAATATCGCTGCTGATAAGAATGAAGTGACCAAGATTACATTAGGCGGTCAGAATCTGATGATTTCCGGTTATAGCGCACACGGTGCCGGTGGTCGTGGTATCAATATGTTTGCCGAAGGTCATTCTATGTCATACTTCAACTTGATTGAAACAGACGGTTTGTTCCGTTCGGCAGAAGAGATTGCCAACTACAAGAACAAGGACGGCGAACTTATCCAGCCCGGAGCACAAGTGGGTGACGTACGTTACAAAGACTGGAACGGTGACGGCAAGATTAATACAGACGACCAGCATGATGTAGGAAGTCCTTTCCCCGATTTTACTTTCGGTATCAGACTGGGTGGCGAGTGGAATAACTTCGACTTCAACCTGTTCTTCGACGGAATGGTAGGCAACAAAATCTATAACTACCCACGCTACCGCCTGGAATCAGGAAACTTCAACGGAAATATGAGCACTGTATTGGCCAACTCATGGAGACCGGACAATCAGAATACCGACATTCCACGCTTCTCCAAGACAGATGGCGCGGATAACAAGTGGGCATATAGCGACAGATGGCTGGAAGATGGTTCATATATGCGTCTGAAAACACTGGATATTGGTTATACACTACCCAAAAGCCTGACTAAGAAGGTAAAACTTGAAAATGTAAGAATATACACTTCTATGGAAAACCTGTTCACACTGACCAAATACTCGGGCTATACTCCCGACTTGGGTGAAAGTTCTGTTGCAGGCGTCAGTTACAACGTATTCTCGAGAGGTATCGACCAGGGACGTTATCCATTGCCGCGTACAATCTCATTCGGAATACAAGTTAACCTGTAATACCTTAAATTAATATTAAACATTAAATGTCTATAAACATGAAAAGAAATTGGTTATCATATATGTGCATGGCAGCTCTTCTCACCGGAACGCTGACATCGTGCAACGAATCCAGCTTTTTGAACCTGTCAGACCCGAATTATTTCACAGAAAGTAATTTCTGGAAAGATAAAGCAGATGCGGAAAGCGCTTTGGCTGCTGCCTATTCTCCCATAAAAGGGGCTATGTACGGGTACTTCGGCGCATTTGACGGCTGGTTGAATCTGAACGGCCGTGGGGATGATATCTACACTATTAAAGGAGAAGAGGTTCCGATGTGGAATATCGCAAACTTCCTGAATTCACCGTCTACCGGCAACGACCCTTACGGAGCACTTTATTCAGGCATCCAGCGTGCCAATATCGTATTACGCTATATCGACCAGATACCGGCATCGGGCATCACTGAGGAAGACCGTTCAATGATTAAAGGCGAAGCGCTCTTTCTGCGTGGCTATCAATATTTCCTGCTGGTCAACAATTACAGGGAAGTTCCTTTGCGCCTGATACCTTCCAACGAAGATGAAACGAACAAAGGCCCTGCCAGCGAAGCTACCTTATGGGCACAGGTGGAAGACGATTTGGGCAATGCCATCAAATGTAACTTACCGGTGGAACGCACTACTGCCAAAGAGCGGGTAACGAAAGGCGCTGCTATCGCAATGTTGGGTAAAGTATATGCCACTCAGCATAAATATCCGGAAGCAAAACAGTTGTTGGGAACGTTACTGACATCTCCTTATTCTTATGAATTAATCGACGACTTCGGAAAGAACTTCACGAACGAAGAAGAATTCAACAAAGAATCCGTGTACGAAATAGCATACAGTCCCGACGGAGAATATTCCTGGAGTAATGAAAGCGGTATCTGTCTGGGTTGCTACATACCACAGTTTATCGGTCCGGTAAAATCCGGTGGATGGGCAAAACTAATGCCGAACTCTTTAATCGTAGGAGAATTTACGAAGGAAACTCGTCCGGGTGACGCGGATACCAAGTTTGACAAGCGTATGTATGCCAGTCTTTTCTTCGACGCGGCCAACTATGGCGACAAAGTGCCTAATGAGAAATGGTATGGCAATAATTATTCGATGGATGACCTTTGGGAAGGCAACGAAGGTAAAATGGCAGGCGGCGCTCCCAGTTTCAATGTCAGCGGAACAGCAGGTAAATTCCTGATTAAAAAGAACGTTGCATACTATGTGGACGATAAAGCACCGGACAACATGGGCAACAAGGAAGGAAGATCGAGCAACTTACGCGTGATGCGTTTTGCAGAAGTGCTGTTGCTTTATGCTGAAGCATGTGCCAAAACGAATGATGCGGACGGCGCCAACTACGCCTTAAAACTAATCCGCAAAAGAGCGGGACTTCAGGAAAAGACTTTTGCGCAAGCTGAGTTAATGACCGAAATCGAACATCAGTGCTTATTGGAATTCTTCGCGGAAGGTCACCGTTTTGATGATCTCAAACGCTGGTATTCTGTCAGTGAAATCCAGTTGATACTCAAGGCTAATGGAAAACAAGGTGCGGAAAACTTCCAGGAAAAACACCTGTACTATCCGATACCGACTAGTGAATTAAACAATAATACTGCGATGGTGCAAACCAGCCTATGGAGATAATGCCCGGGCAAGATTAACTTAATAAAGAAACAATATGAAAAAGATATATTCATTATTATTCGTATCCTTCCTCCTATTTCTAGGATACTCCTGCGAGGACGGAAGTTTGAGTCACAGTGATGTCTACATTCCCGACCCGGTAGAAGAAACAGACGAAGACGACGGTTTCTCTGCCGAACCGACTACCGAAGCTGTCATCAAAGTACAGTTCGGAGACGGGCACGAACATCAGATTATTGATGGTTTCGGATGTGCTTTTGCCGAATGGTCACACCGTATATGGAACCATATGCAACGTGAAGATGTAGTAAACGACTTGTTTGGTGAGAACGGTTTGAAACTGAATATCTTCCGGGGCGAGGTATTTCCACACTATCAGAACCCGACTACCAATGTTATCGACTTCGGTATTAACCGCACATTCAACCTGGCTCCGAATGACCCGTCCATGATTAATGATTATTGGAGAGACTTCAACGGTTCGGGATGTGGCGAACAGGTGCAGTTGGGACAAATGTGGCTGGTGGATATTCTTCAGAGAAAATACAAAGATGTGAAGTTCATGTTCTCTACATGGAGTCCTCCCGGAACAATGAAATCCAATGGAAAACCTTCCGGCGGTAGTTTGAAAACCGGTTCGGGAGACGAATTCGCCGACTATCTGATAGACTTCATCAAGGCATACGAAGAGAAATTCGGCATTGACATTTACGCCATTTCACCATCCAACGAGCCGAACAGTAGCGGAACAGGATGGAACGGATGTAGCTGGACTTATGGTAATCTGGCCAATTTCTGCCAGGATAATCTTCGCCCGGCTTTGGACAAGGCAGGTTATCAGGATATGAAAATTATCTTCGGAGAGCATTCATGGTGGAAAGCGGGAGTCACCTTCCTCGAAAACGGTTTGAAGGCTCGCCCCGAATTAGCAAATTCAAATATCATTGCTGCCGCTCATGGATATACATTGATCGGTAACACGGAATTTGTACAATCTCCCCTCTGTGCAGAAAAGAATATTCATCTTTGGAATACGGAAACCAGTTCTACGGATACGTATGACCCATCTTGGAAAAATGCGATGCAATGGGCTACCACTTTCCACAATTACCTGGCTGTTTCCAACTTGAACGCATTTGTATGGTGGGCAGGCGCACGTCCTTGTACCAATAATGAAGCACTTATCAGACTGGAAGAAGCACTGCCCGGAACAAACTATGAAAGAGCCGCCCGCTATTACAGCTACGGACAGTTCACCAAGTTTATCCCTGAAGGCAGCCGCCGAGTGGATGTAAAAACGATTGCTCCTGAGGATGACGAGGAAGCTTTCCCTAAGGAACTGCTAATGACGGCTTACGTGAAAGACGACGGTACCTACACTATCGTATTAGTAAACAACTCTACCAGCAAGGCTTTCGAAACGAAACTGGAGATTGAAGGAAAAGAATTCCAGACGATGATTGCATATACATCAGACGAAGGTGTGAAATGGCAACGCAAGAAAATAAATCCGTCTCTTAGCGGACTGCGTGCTATCACCGTTCCTAAGTTTAGCGTTGTTACCATCACCGGTAAAATGAAAGATATTGAAGCAGAATAAATGTTCCAAATAAACAATGAATAGTATGAAAAGAAATCTATTATATTTAGCAGGATTCCTGCTTGCAGCCACTACTATTTTCACCGGCTGTAATGATGACGATCCTTCTTATCACGAGCTGGTGACGAATACACAGGAGTTGATAATCAATTTCGATGAGACACCGGAAGGAACGATTCAGATGCTCCAGGGAAATGGAAACTATAAGATAGTCAGTTCGAATGAAGAGGTGGCAACGGCCGTTGCCGAAGGAAATGCGATTAAAGTGACTGCGTTAAAAGCCGGTAGCGCTAATCTGACAATCACCGACTGGGCGAAGATGAGCACCAGTGTAAAAGTAATCGTTGACCAGTTAAGTGAATTGGTATTGGCAGTTTCTTCCACCAAGATGTATCCGAACGAGAGCAAAGCAATTCAGATACATACGGGAAACAGGGGATACAAAGTGACTGTCGATAAAGAATCAGTAGCAAAAGCCATCGTAGATGAGGAAGGAAACATCCAGGTGGAATCCCTCTCGCCGGGCGTTGCAACGGTTACAGTGACCGACAGGCTGAATAAGAGTGCGGAACTTTCCGTAAAGGTTATCAAGAAGCTTGTACTCGACAATAGTGAAGAAATCTCTTACTTAACGGTGGGCGAGCCTCTGACTCTTAAAATCCTGGACGGTAACGGTGACTATACCTGTACCAACAACGGTTCTGCCACGTATCTGAAATGTACAATAGCAGAAAACGGGACAGAAGCCGTTATCGAAGGGCTCAGAAGATACCGTTTCAACAAAACGATTACTATTAGTGATCAGGAAGGCGAATCAATCAGCATCAATGTGCTTTATATAGATAGCCCTTATCTGCAAGATCCGTCTTATCGCTATCTAATTAAAGGTTCCAGCTCTTATCAGAGCATGTCAACTTCGAGCGTAGGCACCATTACTCACTCGAAAGAGTTCAATATGTCCGAACTGGTTATAAAA
The DNA window shown above is from Bacteroides faecium and carries:
- a CDS encoding SusC/RagA family TonB-linked outer membrane protein, with product MRRKIHFLLFLFLCMASIPLAAQDIEVKGVVTEATTNEPLPGVTVRVKGKDIGTVTDADGRYSVKADKGSTLIFSTIGMKQIERAVTSGAPINVAMEEDNIALDQVVVIGYGTVKKSHLSGAVSSVSAKELNGQVASNAATALQGKIPGVSVASSSGDPNGTMTVNVRGISSLSNNNPLYVIDGSFGDIGMVDPNDISSIEVLKDAAAAAIYGSRAAGGVVLITTKSGRKDMPTKLDVNFFTGFSQAPKTLKVFNGEEYSRFARYYRLAGDGYGSENGATPFIGEGTDWQDVMLRTAMTYKANATISGGSKNGSYSSSVSYLNKEGILRNTDHESYNIRLKSDYSFLNNRLTIGESMIVNLTKGSGYIHQDTMFDIFQFPSVVPVYDSTNSGGWGTSNDINLPNPLAEMTVNDERTETTRIFLNAYLQAEIIKGLKYKLNVGIRKEHTKYRKYTDAYDLGTFGKNDKPDLEEKSSTWESWVLENTLNYDRTFNKHNLSLLAGYSAQKDKSHSLYGKNSDMPQFIETMPGNVDPSNLKASSSLNELALVSLFGRVMYSYDDRYLFSASIRRDGSSRFKKGHQYGAFPSASIGWNINREKFFKPLENVFDQLKLRFSYGKLGNQEMTSYYPTQSVVSDGMNYVSNNSPWFGSMPYVQAISPANLTWENTETYNIGLDVSLLNGQLTFTADAYIKNTNDVLLPIPSTASTGISGNSIQNAGQVRNKGFEFAVNYRGSIKEKFTYYIGANIAADKNEVTKITLGGQNLMISGYSAHGAGGRGINMFAEGHSMSYFNLIETDGLFRSAEEIANYKNKDGELIQPGAQVGDVRYKDWNGDGKINTDDQHDVGSPFPDFTFGIRLGGEWNNFDFNLFFDGMVGNKIYNYPRYRLESGNFNGNMSTVLANSWRPDNQNTDIPRFSKTDGADNKWAYSDRWLEDGSYMRLKTLDIGYTLPKSLTKKVKLENVRIYTSMENLFTLTKYSGYTPDLGESSVAGVSYNVFSRGIDQGRYPLPRTISFGIQVNL
- a CDS encoding RagB/SusD family nutrient uptake outer membrane protein — encoded protein: MKRNWLSYMCMAALLTGTLTSCNESSFLNLSDPNYFTESNFWKDKADAESALAAAYSPIKGAMYGYFGAFDGWLNLNGRGDDIYTIKGEEVPMWNIANFLNSPSTGNDPYGALYSGIQRANIVLRYIDQIPASGITEEDRSMIKGEALFLRGYQYFLLVNNYREVPLRLIPSNEDETNKGPASEATLWAQVEDDLGNAIKCNLPVERTTAKERVTKGAAIAMLGKVYATQHKYPEAKQLLGTLLTSPYSYELIDDFGKNFTNEEEFNKESVYEIAYSPDGEYSWSNESGICLGCYIPQFIGPVKSGGWAKLMPNSLIVGEFTKETRPGDADTKFDKRMYASLFFDAANYGDKVPNEKWYGNNYSMDDLWEGNEGKMAGGAPSFNVSGTAGKFLIKKNVAYYVDDKAPDNMGNKEGRSSNLRVMRFAEVLLLYAEACAKTNDADGANYALKLIRKRAGLQEKTFAQAELMTEIEHQCLLEFFAEGHRFDDLKRWYSVSEIQLILKANGKQGAENFQEKHLYYPIPTSELNNNTAMVQTSLWR
- a CDS encoding glycoside hydrolase family 30 protein, whose product is MKKIYSLLFVSFLLFLGYSCEDGSLSHSDVYIPDPVEETDEDDGFSAEPTTEAVIKVQFGDGHEHQIIDGFGCAFAEWSHRIWNHMQREDVVNDLFGENGLKLNIFRGEVFPHYQNPTTNVIDFGINRTFNLAPNDPSMINDYWRDFNGSGCGEQVQLGQMWLVDILQRKYKDVKFMFSTWSPPGTMKSNGKPSGGSLKTGSGDEFADYLIDFIKAYEEKFGIDIYAISPSNEPNSSGTGWNGCSWTYGNLANFCQDNLRPALDKAGYQDMKIIFGEHSWWKAGVTFLENGLKARPELANSNIIAAAHGYTLIGNTEFVQSPLCAEKNIHLWNTETSSTDTYDPSWKNAMQWATTFHNYLAVSNLNAFVWWAGARPCTNNEALIRLEEALPGTNYERAARYYSYGQFTKFIPEGSRRVDVKTIAPEDDEEAFPKELLMTAYVKDDGTYTIVLVNNSTSKAFETKLEIEGKEFQTMIAYTSDEGVKWQRKKINPSLSGLRAITVPKFSVVTITGKMKDIEAE